The following are from one region of the Paenibacillus sabinae T27 genome:
- the uvrB gene encoding excinuclease ABC subunit UvrB encodes MNDIVVSTKTFQLESEYTPQGDQPRAIGELVEGLSAGMKHQTLLGATGTGKTFTIAQMIAKVNRPTLVIAHNKTLAAQLASEFKEFFPQNSVDYFVSYYDYYQPEAYIPSSDTYIEKDSSINEEIDKLRHSATSSLFERRDVIIVASVSCIYGLGSPQEYGSLLLSLRVGMEKPRNQILSRLVDIQYQRNDINFVRGTFRVRGDVVEIFPASQGEHAIRVELFGDEIERITEIDVLTGELIGEREHVAIFPASHFVTQEETMRLALVNIERELEERLAVLRDAGKLLEAQRLEQRTRYDIEMMKEVGFCSGIENYSGPLTFRERGATPYTLLDYFPDDMLIVIDESHVTLPQIRAMYNGDQARKTVLVEHGFRLPSALDNRPLRFEEFEEKVKQIVYVSATPGPYELEKCDTMVEQIIRPTGLLDPIIEVRPTEGQIDDLIGEIRERLDRDERVLITTLTKKMSEDLTDYLKEIGIKVRYLHSDIKTLERIAILRDLRLGTFHVLVGINLLREGLDLPEVSLVAILDADKEGFLRSERSLIQTIGRAARNSEGKVLMYGDHITESMDKAITETQRRRSIQIAYNEQHGITPQTIRKRVRDVIEATKVAESKADYLTGAGGKMSKKERQSLMQRLEAEMKEAAKNLQFERAAELRDALLELRAE; translated from the coding sequence ATGAATGATATTGTCGTCAGTACGAAGACTTTCCAGTTGGAGTCCGAGTACACACCCCAGGGCGATCAGCCCCGCGCCATCGGAGAATTGGTGGAAGGCCTAAGCGCGGGCATGAAGCACCAGACCCTGCTGGGAGCGACGGGTACGGGCAAGACGTTTACCATTGCGCAGATGATCGCCAAGGTGAACCGGCCTACGCTGGTCATTGCGCATAACAAGACGCTAGCGGCTCAGCTGGCGAGTGAATTCAAGGAGTTTTTTCCGCAGAACTCGGTCGATTATTTCGTGAGTTATTACGACTACTACCAGCCGGAGGCCTATATCCCGTCTTCGGATACTTATATTGAGAAGGATTCCAGCATCAATGAGGAGATCGACAAGCTCCGCCACTCCGCTACGAGTTCGCTGTTCGAACGAAGGGATGTCATTATCGTTGCGAGCGTGTCCTGCATTTACGGCCTCGGTTCGCCGCAGGAGTACGGCAGTCTGCTGCTGTCGCTTCGGGTGGGGATGGAGAAGCCGCGGAATCAGATCTTAAGCCGGCTGGTGGATATCCAGTATCAGCGGAACGACATCAATTTCGTGCGCGGCACGTTTCGGGTGCGCGGCGACGTGGTCGAGATTTTTCCCGCTTCGCAAGGGGAGCATGCGATTCGCGTCGAGCTGTTCGGCGACGAAATCGAGCGGATTACCGAGATCGATGTGCTTACCGGGGAGCTGATCGGGGAGCGGGAGCATGTCGCCATTTTTCCGGCTTCCCACTTTGTTACGCAGGAAGAGACGATGCGCCTTGCTCTGGTCAACATCGAGAGGGAGCTGGAAGAACGTCTGGCCGTACTGCGTGACGCCGGCAAGCTGCTGGAAGCGCAGCGGCTGGAGCAGCGGACCCGCTACGACATTGAGATGATGAAGGAGGTCGGTTTCTGCTCCGGCATCGAGAACTATTCCGGACCGCTGACCTTTCGCGAGCGCGGGGCGACTCCTTATACGCTGCTGGATTATTTCCCGGACGACATGCTGATCGTCATCGACGAGTCGCATGTGACGCTTCCGCAAATCCGGGCGATGTATAACGGTGACCAGGCACGCAAGACCGTGCTGGTAGAGCACGGCTTCCGTCTGCCGTCCGCCCTCGACAACCGGCCGCTGAGATTCGAGGAATTCGAGGAGAAGGTCAAGCAGATCGTCTACGTCTCGGCTACGCCCGGTCCATACGAACTGGAGAAATGCGACACGATGGTGGAGCAGATTATCCGGCCGACCGGCCTGCTCGACCCTATCATCGAGGTGCGTCCGACGGAAGGGCAGATCGACGATCTGATCGGTGAAATCCGCGAGCGGCTTGACCGCGACGAGCGCGTGCTGATTACGACGCTGACGAAGAAGATGTCGGAAGACCTCACCGATTACCTGAAAGAAATCGGGATCAAGGTGCGATATCTGCATTCCGACATCAAGACACTGGAGCGGATCGCGATTCTGCGCGACCTGCGGCTCGGTACGTTTCACGTTCTCGTGGGTATTAACTTGTTAAGAGAAGGACTGGATCTTCCGGAGGTCTCGCTGGTCGCCATCCTCGACGCCGACAAGGAAGGCTTCCTGCGCTCCGAGCGATCGCTGATCCAGACGATCGGACGCGCCGCCCGCAACTCGGAAGGCAAGGTGCTCATGTACGGCGACCATATCACGGAGTCCATGGACAAAGCGATTACCGAGACCCAGCGGCGCCGGTCCATCCAGATCGCCTATAACGAGCAGCACGGCATTACGCCGCAGACGATCCGCAAGAGAGTGCGGGACGTTATCGAGGCGACGAAGGTTGCCGAATCCAAGGCGGACTACCTGACCGGCGCAGGCGGCAAGATGAGCAAGAAAGAACGTCAGAGCTTGATGCAGCGGCTTGAAGCTGAAATGAAGGAAGCAGCGAAGAACCTCCAGTTCGAGCGCGCCGCCGAGCTGCGCGACGCCTTGCTGGAGCTGCGGGCCGAGTAA
- a CDS encoding flagellar motor protein has product MDITSIIGIIAGLAALIGGFFWEGGRVSGLLQWNAALIVFGGTIAAVMISFPARTLRDVPAAVKMAFGLSRTRLDEQAEELVEMAQISRRSGVLSLESRAEAHPDPFTREGLQLIVDGTDPGQVRQILELEMDAAELKAERYAKIFEAAGGYAPTMGIIGTVMGLIRVLGNLTDPSHLGPSIAVAFTATLYGVASANLLLLPIASKIKARSQLRLHGMEMLLVGILSVQNGDHPLLVRKKLASFLQDGTAENATVGVQP; this is encoded by the coding sequence ATGGATATAACCTCAATAATCGGTATCATTGCCGGGCTCGCCGCCCTGATCGGCGGATTTTTCTGGGAAGGGGGACGCGTGTCAGGCCTCCTGCAATGGAACGCCGCCCTGATTGTGTTCGGAGGCACGATTGCCGCGGTCATGATCAGCTTTCCCGCCCGCACGCTGCGGGACGTTCCGGCAGCGGTGAAGATGGCCTTCGGCCTGAGCCGGACCCGCCTTGACGAGCAGGCTGAAGAGCTGGTGGAAATGGCCCAGATCTCCCGCCGAAGCGGCGTCTTGTCACTCGAGTCCCGGGCCGAGGCGCATCCCGATCCCTTTACACGCGAAGGTCTGCAGCTTATCGTGGACGGCACGGACCCCGGTCAGGTTCGTCAAATCCTGGAGCTCGAGATGGACGCGGCGGAGCTTAAAGCTGAACGCTATGCCAAAATATTCGAGGCCGCAGGCGGCTACGCGCCCACCATGGGCATTATCGGAACCGTCATGGGGCTTATCCGCGTTCTCGGCAACCTCACCGATCCTTCGCATCTCGGCCCTTCGATCGCCGTGGCATTCACCGCAACGCTCTACGGGGTCGCCAGCGCCAACCTGCTCCTCCTGCCCATTGCCTCCAAGATCAAGGCGCGGAGCCAGCTTCGGCTGCACGGCATGGAGATGCTCCTGGTAGGCATTCTGTCGGTGCAAAACGGCGATCACCCCCTGCTCGTGCGCAAAAAGCTGGCATCCTTCCTTCAGGACGGAACGGCTGAGAACGCCACAGTTGGAGTCCAGCCATGA
- a CDS encoding flagellar motor protein MotB, with protein sequence MRQRGQRIRRRESREHRDRWMITYADLITLLLIFFVVLYAMSSLDQEKYGSVIASLQRSFQTGSGILDGGSGVLNGGNGLKNGQNSTGSGSTGLSSPSPASSAGASAGTGDGSGQVGATPSAEASPSPRELAFRRQEAKLAELMNVITRYVKDNQLGDQIFVADKPQGIAITLSDRFLFDVGKADLKPAAFPALRQLSGLFRGIGATVSIEGHTDNTPVLPSSRYKDNWELSGARALSVLRFFLDEESLSPGQFQYAGYADTRPAADNTMESGRQKNRRVEIIVLRQLQEE encoded by the coding sequence ATGAGGCAGCGGGGACAGCGGATTCGCCGGCGGGAGAGCCGGGAGCATAGGGACCGCTGGATGATTACCTACGCCGATCTGATTACGCTGCTGCTGATCTTTTTTGTTGTTTTATATGCCATGAGCAGTCTCGATCAGGAAAAATACGGCAGCGTAATCGCCTCGCTTCAGCGTTCGTTCCAGACCGGAAGCGGCATCCTGGACGGCGGAAGCGGGGTGCTGAACGGCGGGAACGGCCTGAAAAACGGGCAGAACAGCACCGGCAGCGGCTCCACTGGCCTCTCCTCCCCCTCGCCCGCATCAAGCGCCGGAGCATCAGCCGGAACGGGAGACGGAAGCGGTCAGGTCGGAGCGACACCTAGCGCGGAGGCGTCGCCGTCGCCCCGAGAGCTGGCCTTCCGCCGGCAGGAAGCGAAGCTGGCCGAACTGATGAACGTGATCACAAGATACGTGAAGGACAATCAGCTTGGCGACCAGATTTTTGTCGCAGACAAGCCGCAGGGCATCGCCATCACCCTCAGCGACCGTTTCCTGTTCGACGTCGGGAAGGCGGATCTGAAGCCCGCCGCGTTCCCCGCGCTGCGCCAGCTGTCCGGCTTGTTCCGCGGCATCGGCGCGACGGTCAGCATCGAGGGTCATACCGACAACACACCGGTGCTTCCCTCCTCCCGTTATAAGGACAATTGGGAGCTGTCGGGAGCGCGCGCGCTGTCCGTCCTGCGTTTTTTTCTGGATGAGGAAAGCCTGAGCCCCGGCCAGTTCCAGTATGCGGGTTACGCCGACACGCGTCCCGCCGCAGACAACACCATGGAGAGCGGACGCCAGAAGAACCGCCGGGTGGAGATTATCGTCCTGCGGCAGCTGCAGGAAGAGTGA